The following are encoded in a window of Paenibacillaceae bacterium GAS479 genomic DNA:
- a CDS encoding Ankyrin repeat-containing protein: MVKLLLEAGADPKEDFLAMHDAIEKGDLNVVELLAQYGADVDSGLQSAVMFNQVDIILLLLNYGADPNSGVTLARTTYNADILKLLEDAGATIESRPRHETHPEDYKTENGVRVRIH, from the coding sequence ATGGTGAAGTTATTGCTGGAAGCAGGGGCCGACCCCAAAGAAGATTTTCTAGCCATGCATGATGCAATCGAGAAGGGCGATCTGAACGTAGTAGAGTTACTTGCTCAATACGGTGCAGATGTAGATAGCGGTCTGCAATCAGCCGTGATGTTCAATCAGGTTGATATTATACTTCTACTACTGAATTATGGTGCTGACCCAAATAGCGGTGTGACGCTGGCTAGAACAACTTACAATGCAGATATACTAAAACTGCTTGAAGACGCCGGAGCTACAATAGAAAGCAGACCAAGACATGAGACGCATCCTGAGGACTACAAGACGGAGAACGGCGTGAGGGTGCGGATACATTGA
- a CDS encoding ribonuclease R, whose protein sequence is MTIEQQSLLDLMNQPAYKPMTYQELEKQLRIDNASEFKAFLKLLTELEEKGTILRSESGTYGLPQHMDLLKGRLQVHAKGFAFLLPEDKTHPDVYVGANELNTGMNGDTVLVRVTTRGPGGGRMEGQVVRVVERAVKQLVGTFESHESFGFVSPDDKRINRDIFIPQGSFGGAVTGMKVVATITHYPEGKAAAQGEIIEVLGHKNDPGVDILSIIRKHQLPESFPDEVVTEAEAAPDSITEEEIVSQGRRDLRGKTIITIDGEDAKDLDDAVNVERLPNGNYLLGVHIADVSYYVRERSELDQEAYRRGTSVYLTDRVIPMLPHRLSNGICSLHPKVDRLTMSCEMEFDAHTLKRVRHDIFTSVIRSKERMSYTNVRKILAPDELEETDELQGASVADGNAGVQMQSTSSKQPGHSDENEFDPSLSVRAEKLPPGGMGTITADDDGGVPRHLTDEEDPLLANDEDETLEDGMVTRPERLQSPSDMGLIIPGGDAGSPGENTDEEFASDDEGEIAEGPVSSGSAGQAGKNSVLNPVRGAGVGGPSRSGPPNPWLAQEAQPVINNKRGGKGEKVRTRPEDFEQLDAFATDANVVKPTESAEERAAREAAERQARAERRAEKAELLERYAELVPTFQLMEEFAMKLRRQRIKRGAIDFDFQESKILVDDEGKPTAIIKRERSVAEMIIEEFMLAANETIGEHFYWLKVPFLYRVHENPDSEKLMTFIQIASNFGYSVRGKNNTIHPKALQSLLEEIKGTKEQTVLSTMMLRSMKQARYDAESLGHYGLAAEYYSHFTSPIRRYPDLVIHRVIREVLENGGALSESRQEALAARMPDIAQQSSERERVAVDAERDTDQLKKCEFMLDKVGEEFTGIISSVTGFGIFVELPNTVEGLIRLSNMSDDYYHFDDQQMILIGERTSNMYRIGDEVKVRVERVDMNDHQIDFAMVEGGSRGAAQRGGARGNRGSRGAKGRRGKDAAAGRNGGSPQGGAAAGRAGVDGKAAAPSGGPAAAPASGARPSAAQQRGRGAGEAGGRGPGAAGRVVGEAGGRGPGAAGRGQRGGGGGRGRRDSGFGPNGWRGSMPEDIPNVRDDNPWSVREGGKIESSKRTDMWGLPVPPSSMGNRTARPGVPSGDRSRSRGGAAPDNASRGGMRPKGGRGPSISGAAVTDNANPVAGAAPTGQEQTSSGAKAKRKRRKGSSTAPSIREVTRADIADLFRDMDAEARASVAPAEAPEGGGSSKRSRSRRKKNKGGAGAPPVSGGDAGVNNDAGVNNSAGARSNTGMNNADATNNAPQNGGQGGNGAE, encoded by the coding sequence ATGACCATCGAACAACAATCACTGCTCGACTTGATGAACCAGCCGGCGTACAAGCCGATGACGTATCAAGAGTTGGAAAAGCAGCTTCGCATTGACAATGCATCCGAGTTCAAGGCTTTTTTGAAGCTGTTGACTGAACTGGAGGAAAAAGGGACCATTCTCCGCAGCGAGTCCGGCACTTACGGCCTCCCGCAACATATGGACCTGCTCAAAGGTCGGTTGCAGGTTCATGCCAAGGGCTTTGCTTTCCTATTGCCTGAGGACAAGACTCATCCAGACGTTTATGTTGGGGCTAATGAGCTCAACACGGGTATGAACGGCGACACGGTTCTGGTGCGTGTTACGACGCGCGGTCCCGGCGGCGGACGCATGGAAGGCCAAGTTGTGCGTGTCGTTGAACGCGCCGTTAAACAACTGGTCGGCACATTCGAAAGTCATGAAAGCTTTGGCTTTGTATCTCCAGATGACAAACGCATCAATCGGGATATTTTTATTCCGCAAGGTTCATTCGGTGGTGCTGTCACGGGCATGAAAGTTGTGGCCACGATTACGCATTATCCGGAAGGCAAGGCTGCTGCTCAAGGCGAGATCATTGAAGTGCTCGGCCACAAAAATGATCCCGGTGTTGATATTTTATCCATCATCCGCAAGCATCAATTGCCGGAGAGCTTCCCGGACGAGGTCGTTACGGAGGCAGAAGCGGCTCCTGACTCCATCACGGAGGAAGAAATCGTCAGCCAAGGACGGCGCGACCTGCGCGGTAAGACAATTATTACGATTGATGGCGAAGATGCCAAAGATCTTGATGATGCGGTCAACGTCGAGCGGCTGCCAAACGGCAATTACCTGCTTGGCGTCCATATCGCGGATGTCAGTTATTACGTCCGTGAACGTTCTGAGCTGGATCAGGAAGCTTATCGCCGCGGGACAAGCGTTTACTTGACGGATCGAGTCATTCCGATGCTTCCGCATCGCTTGTCGAACGGAATTTGTTCCCTTCATCCAAAGGTTGATCGTTTGACGATGAGCTGTGAGATGGAGTTCGACGCTCACACGTTGAAGCGTGTGCGTCATGACATTTTTACAAGTGTCATTCGCTCTAAGGAACGGATGTCTTACACCAATGTTCGTAAAATTCTAGCTCCGGACGAGCTGGAGGAAACGGATGAGCTTCAAGGTGCAAGCGTTGCTGATGGTAATGCTGGAGTTCAAATGCAATCTACCAGCTCGAAGCAGCCCGGTCATTCGGATGAGAACGAGTTCGATCCGAGCTTGAGCGTCCGGGCCGAAAAGCTCCCTCCAGGCGGCATGGGTACGATCACCGCTGATGATGATGGCGGCGTTCCTCGGCATTTGACGGATGAAGAAGATCCCCTTCTGGCGAATGACGAGGATGAGACGCTGGAAGACGGCATGGTAACCCGGCCTGAGCGATTGCAAAGCCCTTCCGATATGGGGCTGATCATTCCCGGCGGAGACGCTGGCAGCCCTGGTGAAAACACTGATGAAGAATTCGCGTCGGATGATGAGGGAGAAATAGCCGAGGGACCGGTATCGAGCGGATCTGCAGGTCAAGCTGGGAAAAACAGCGTTCTGAATCCGGTTCGTGGAGCCGGCGTCGGTGGTCCAAGCCGCTCCGGTCCGCCAAATCCTTGGCTGGCTCAGGAAGCTCAACCTGTCATCAACAACAAGCGTGGCGGCAAAGGCGAGAAGGTTCGCACTCGGCCGGAAGATTTTGAACAGCTGGATGCTTTCGCAACGGATGCTAATGTCGTTAAACCGACAGAGTCAGCAGAGGAGCGTGCTGCCCGTGAGGCGGCAGAGCGTCAAGCTCGTGCAGAACGCCGGGCAGAGAAGGCCGAGCTGCTGGAGCGTTACGCGGAGCTTGTCCCAACCTTCCAGCTCATGGAAGAGTTTGCGATGAAGCTTCGTCGTCAGCGTATCAAGCGCGGCGCGATTGATTTTGACTTCCAGGAGTCCAAAATTCTCGTCGACGATGAAGGCAAGCCAACCGCGATCATCAAGCGTGAACGCTCGGTCGCGGAAATGATCATTGAAGAGTTCATGCTGGCGGCCAACGAGACGATCGGCGAGCATTTTTACTGGCTGAAGGTGCCTTTCCTGTATCGGGTTCACGAGAATCCGGATAGCGAAAAGCTGATGACTTTCATTCAGATTGCTTCGAATTTCGGTTATTCCGTTCGGGGCAAAAACAACACGATCCATCCGAAGGCGCTGCAATCGCTGCTTGAGGAGATCAAGGGCACGAAGGAGCAGACGGTGCTTTCCACCATGATGCTTCGTTCGATGAAGCAGGCGCGCTACGACGCCGAGAGCCTTGGCCACTATGGTCTGGCGGCAGAGTATTACAGCCACTTCACATCGCCAATCCGGCGTTATCCGGACCTGGTCATCCACCGGGTTATCCGGGAGGTGCTGGAGAATGGTGGCGCGCTGTCCGAGTCCAGACAGGAGGCGCTTGCCGCTCGTATGCCGGATATTGCGCAGCAATCTTCGGAGCGTGAGCGTGTTGCGGTTGACGCCGAGCGGGATACGGATCAGCTTAAGAAATGCGAGTTTATGCTCGATAAAGTAGGAGAAGAGTTCACGGGCATCATCAGCAGCGTGACCGGCTTCGGAATTTTTGTGGAGCTGCCGAACACGGTAGAAGGTCTTATTCGACTTAGTAATATGAGCGATGACTACTACCACTTTGACGATCAACAGATGATCCTCATCGGTGAACGCACCTCCAACATGTATCGCATCGGAGACGAGGTGAAAGTACGCGTGGAGCGGGTAGATATGAATGACCATCAGATTGATTTCGCGATGGTCGAAGGAGGTTCACGCGGAGCCGCCCAAAGGGGCGGAGCGCGCGGGAACCGGGGAAGCCGCGGAGCCAAAGGGCGCCGCGGCAAGGATGCGGCTGCCGGCCGGAACGGCGGCAGCCCGCAAGGCGGCGCAGCCGCCGGGCGCGCCGGCGTAGACGGCAAGGCCGCCGCGCCGAGCGGCGGGCCGGCGGCAGCGCCGGCGAGCGGCGCGCGTCCGAGCGCTGCGCAGCAGCGCGGACGCGGAGCCGGCGAAGCCGGTGGGCGTGGCCCAGGCGCAGCCGGGCGTGTAGTCGGCGAAGCCGGCGGGCGTGGCCCAGGCGCAGCCGGGCGCGGCCAGCGTGGAGGCGGCGGCGGAAGAGGCCGCCGCGACAGCGGGTTTGGCCCCAACGGTTGGCGGGGCAGCATGCCGGAGGACATCCCGAATGTACGGGATGACAATCCATGGAGCGTGCGCGAGGGAGGCAAGATCGAGAGCTCGAAGCGTACCGACATGTGGGGACTTCCAGTTCCTCCATCCAGCATGGGCAATCGCACTGCACGTCCAGGCGTACCATCTGGCGACCGCAGCCGTAGTCGCGGAGGAGCAGCTCCGGATAATGCATCACGCGGCGGCATGCGTCCGAAGGGTGGTCGTGGACCATCCATCAGCGGCGCAGCAGTCACGGACAACGCAAACCCAGTTGCAGGAGCAGCGCCTACTGGTCAGGAGCAAACCTCCAGCGGTGCTAAGGCTAAGCGCAAGCGCCGCAAAGGCAGCAGCACGGCGCCTTCCATTCGCGAAGTGACGCGGGCTGACATTGCCGATCTGTTCCGCGATATGGACGCCGAAGCTCGCGCTTCCGTCGCGCCAGCAGAAGCTCCAGAGGGTGGCGGCTCGTCCAAACGTAGCCGCTCCCGTCGCAAGAAGAACAAAGGCGGCGCAGGTGCTCCGCCAGTGAGTGGCGGCGATGCAGGTGTGAACAATGATGCAGGCGTGAACAACAGCGCTGGCGCCAGAAGTAACACAGGCATGAACAATGCTGATGCCACGAACAACGCTCCGCAAAACGGCGGTCAAGGTGGAAACGGAGCAGAGTAA
- a CDS encoding preprotein translocase subunit SecG: MDIFFKILLVIFSLGLIAVVLLQKGKSAGLSGAISGGAEHLFGKQKARGLDLFLQRLTIGLASGFFIVALLVAYLK; this comes from the coding sequence ATGGATATTTTCTTTAAGATTCTGCTCGTGATTTTTTCCCTCGGACTGATTGCGGTTGTTCTGCTGCAAAAGGGTAAGAGCGCAGGCCTCTCCGGAGCGATCTCCGGTGGAGCAGAGCATTTGTTCGGCAAGCAGAAAGCCCGCGGCCTGGACCTGTTCCTGCAGCGTCTGACTATCGGACTGGCTTCCGGATTTTTCATTGTGGCTCTCCTGGTAGCTTACCTGAAATAG
- a CDS encoding Sugar phosphate isomerase/epimerase: MAKPKIGLQLYTLRDQTEQDFLGTIRKVADMGYQYVEFAGYFNTSSEDLNKVLKETGIEAISAHVGLDFNDPQKMQADLAVQIEYAKAIGLKYLVTPWAPLPENPELSDVESLAATLEKAARQVQDAGLIYGYHNHDFEFKKVDGQPFIDRLLKRLPADLMIMEFDVGWIHMAGHSPADYLKTYAGRTPIAHLKDFGDGRRDTEVGSGSVDFESVFTIAEKAGIEYFFVEQEEFANSSLESAKLSLDYLRGKGF, from the coding sequence ATGGCAAAACCTAAAATTGGCTTGCAGTTATATACACTTCGCGACCAAACAGAACAAGACTTTCTCGGTACAATCCGGAAAGTAGCCGACATGGGCTACCAATATGTTGAATTCGCAGGATATTTTAATACGAGCTCAGAAGATCTCAACAAGGTGCTGAAGGAGACAGGTATTGAGGCCATTTCTGCGCATGTAGGGCTTGACTTCAATGATCCTCAAAAAATGCAGGCTGATCTTGCCGTACAGATTGAATATGCGAAGGCGATTGGTCTAAAATATCTTGTGACGCCGTGGGCTCCTTTGCCGGAAAACCCGGAGCTGTCCGATGTGGAGAGCCTTGCTGCAACGCTGGAGAAGGCCGCTCGTCAGGTGCAGGATGCCGGCCTGATCTACGGTTATCACAACCATGATTTCGAGTTCAAGAAAGTAGACGGCCAACCGTTCATCGACCGACTGTTGAAGCGTCTGCCAGCTGATCTGATGATTATGGAATTCGATGTGGGCTGGATTCATATGGCTGGCCATTCCCCTGCGGACTACTTGAAAACTTACGCCGGCAGAACGCCAATTGCGCATCTGAAGGACTTCGGCGATGGTCGGCGCGATACCGAGGTTGGCAGCGGCTCTGTCGACTTCGAGTCAGTGTTTACGATTGCAGAAAAAGCCGGAATCGAATACTTCTTTGTAGAGCAAGAAGAGTTCGCCAATTCTTCGCTTGAGAGCGCTAAGCTAAGCCTCGATTACTTGCGTGGTAAAGGATTCTAA
- a CDS encoding SsrA-binding protein: MAKNKDQSQKPLAQNKKASHDYFIEETYEAGIVLMGTEIKSLRTGKANLNDSFATIRNGEIFLHNLHISPFEQGNRHNPTDPTRARKLLLHKPQIAKLFGQSKQEGFSIVPLKIYVRNGFAKILIGLGKGKKEYDKRETAAKRDAQRDIQRVLREKQKVIR, translated from the coding sequence ATGGCCAAAAATAAAGACCAGTCCCAAAAACCGCTCGCCCAGAACAAAAAAGCGTCGCATGACTATTTCATTGAGGAAACCTATGAAGCGGGAATCGTGCTGATGGGTACCGAGATCAAGTCTCTTCGCACGGGAAAAGCGAACTTGAATGATTCCTTTGCTACGATCCGCAACGGCGAGATTTTCCTGCACAACCTGCATATCAGCCCGTTCGAGCAAGGCAATCGTCATAATCCAACCGATCCGACACGAGCGCGCAAGCTGTTATTGCATAAGCCGCAAATCGCCAAGCTTTTCGGCCAATCAAAGCAAGAGGGCTTTTCCATCGTGCCACTCAAGATTTATGTACGCAATGGCTTCGCCAAGATTTTAATCGGCTTGGGCAAAGGTAAAAAAGAATACGACAAACGCGAAACGGCTGCAAAAAGAGATGCTCAGCGTGATATTCAACGTGTGCTTCGTGAGAAACAGAAGGTTATACGCTAG
- a CDS encoding ADP-ribose pyrophosphatase YjhB, NUDIX family codes for MSKLNIEQLLTKPIRVNWTDLADPQALAYEVHLNGQFYKRLNSDETSCVVSELVVGSQNNISVYAHYSNGEIRLLPGAEESVGAFQTPDGLPVDICVFTVIPMFEHKKRPHMPTFKPYILLIRRKEETYEGRWALPGGFSKVDETLDAAAERELKEETGIVKDFKLDQLKTFYYEGRDPRGWIPSVAYFALVRPEVFVTVQNGTDVFREVVFKDLEASTDAMEAKLFTLDEALELGLAFDHEDILRCAIKRMHTELLTKTIARHFLDETGFTLRELHRLLRDTVPEFQVDETNFSKKLLSTKGRQGLLEVLNKKEQRYAGPKTQLYQFRDEELELSLSIYNSF; via the coding sequence TTGAGTAAGCTGAATATAGAGCAACTTTTAACAAAGCCCATACGAGTAAATTGGACTGATTTAGCTGATCCACAAGCTTTAGCATATGAGGTTCACCTAAATGGACAGTTTTATAAGAGATTGAACTCTGATGAAACTTCTTGTGTTGTTAGTGAATTAGTTGTTGGATCTCAGAATAACATTTCAGTTTACGCCCACTACTCCAATGGTGAAATACGTTTATTGCCAGGAGCTGAAGAATCTGTTGGGGCTTTTCAGACACCTGATGGGTTACCGGTAGATATTTGTGTTTTTACGGTAATTCCTATGTTTGAGCACAAAAAACGCCCACATATGCCGACTTTCAAGCCGTATATTTTGCTAATTCGTCGGAAGGAAGAAACATACGAGGGAAGGTGGGCATTACCGGGAGGATTTTCTAAGGTAGATGAAACTTTAGATGCAGCGGCAGAAAGGGAGTTAAAAGAGGAGACCGGTATTGTCAAGGACTTTAAACTCGATCAGCTAAAGACATTCTACTACGAAGGTAGAGACCCAAGGGGATGGATACCATCTGTTGCATATTTTGCATTAGTAAGACCAGAAGTTTTTGTAACTGTTCAAAACGGGACTGATGTGTTTAGGGAGGTAGTATTTAAGGATCTAGAAGCGAGTACAGATGCTATGGAAGCAAAACTTTTTACCTTAGATGAAGCACTTGAATTAGGATTAGCATTTGACCATGAGGATATACTCCGTTGCGCTATTAAACGAATGCATACTGAATTATTAACAAAGACAATAGCAAGGCATTTTTTAGATGAAACAGGATTTACTCTCCGAGAGTTACATCGACTATTGAGGGATACTGTGCCTGAATTTCAGGTTGACGAAACAAACTTCTCCAAAAAACTTCTTTCAACTAAGGGAAGACAGGGTCTTTTAGAGGTTCTTAATAAGAAGGAACAAAGGTATGCCGGACCCAAAACGCAACTCTATCAATTTAGAGACGAGGAACTCGAACTCAGTCTATCCATTTACAACTCATTTTAA
- a CDS encoding IS4 transposase yields MKKSTMIPSILQTVLTPDEVELVVQAVGYVDNARKFTVYDLFLYWSVAASEEWPSYRFGADHAASSGLRPVHYSSFSGTAADVPFAVFKEIFHLIVRKCNRETRRKLAFPKELLLIDSTTMTVGKTRLPWAPYHGERAAVKLHVALQAQTMQPLQVTETVGSKHDGPVCESLENTAFIMVMDRAYGKLERLDRYKQEGQSFVIRLRDNVHVEKPRALRREAADGSSVIRDITCQLGTPQCRTENRHRVVIFRDFEGREIRVVTDLMTVTAEQIALMYKARWQIEVFFRWIKQHLNIPTLFGTTENVVYGQLFCALIVFVLLKWLFDGATQTLPRHARLSFVRFTRLLLLNALPVEWTIRLRRLIDGGLILDTYSG; encoded by the coding sequence ATGAAAAAGTCTACCATGATTCCATCTATCCTTCAAACTGTATTGACCCCCGATGAAGTCGAGCTTGTGGTCCAAGCTGTCGGCTATGTGGACAACGCCCGGAAATTCACGGTCTATGATTTGTTCTTGTATTGGAGTGTTGCCGCCAGTGAAGAATGGCCCAGCTATCGTTTCGGAGCGGATCATGCGGCCAGCAGCGGTTTGCGCCCCGTGCACTACTCTTCTTTTTCCGGCACAGCAGCTGATGTACCGTTTGCGGTATTTAAGGAAATTTTTCATCTCATCGTCCGCAAATGCAACCGAGAAACACGGCGGAAACTGGCCTTCCCTAAAGAATTGCTGCTGATCGACTCTACGACCATGACGGTGGGAAAAACACGCTTGCCATGGGCGCCTTACCACGGAGAACGTGCTGCGGTAAAGTTGCATGTAGCCTTGCAGGCTCAAACGATGCAACCCCTTCAAGTGACCGAGACGGTTGGCTCTAAGCACGATGGGCCGGTGTGCGAATCGCTAGAAAACACAGCCTTTATTATGGTTATGGATCGAGCTTATGGGAAATTGGAGCGTTTGGATCGCTATAAACAAGAGGGGCAATCCTTCGTGATTCGATTGCGCGACAATGTTCATGTGGAAAAGCCCCGTGCACTACGACGTGAAGCTGCCGATGGTTCTTCTGTCATTCGCGACATCACCTGTCAACTAGGTACGCCTCAATGTCGTACGGAGAACCGTCATCGTGTGGTTATCTTTCGTGATTTTGAGGGAAGAGAAATCCGCGTTGTGACCGATTTGATGACCGTAACGGCTGAACAAATCGCGTTGATGTACAAAGCTCGTTGGCAGATTGAGGTTTTCTTTCGCTGGATCAAACAGCATTTGAACATTCCGACTCTATTTGGTACGACAGAAAACGTCGTCTATGGCCAGCTGTTCTGCGCGCTGATCGTCTTTGTACTGCTCAAATGGTTGTTCGACGGTGCAACGCAAACGCTGCCTCGACATGCGAGGCTTTCTTTTGTCCGTTTCACTCGCTTGCTCCTTTTAAATGCTTTGCCGGTTGAATGGACGATACGCCTGCGCCGATTGATAGACGGGGGCCTTATTTTAGATACATATTCTGGTTAA
- a CDS encoding Bacteriophage abortive infection AbiH, protein MANLYIIGNGFDLAHGMQTSYEDFHQYLKEEYPDALFDGCVPEAQMMPDGDMSYGDIDVVGFLIAVVTNAEPEGEKWSDLETSLGYLDLNEYLDNYDDDDDNEWHTVYRNEDLSNNLVGAVLEITDYFAEWINTIDIDEVSPKGDFEKLIDNSKDLFLTFNYTATLEALYEAKNVCHIHGKQGGKLLFGHGNDTDYTEEYMGRHVGSENALQDMLEKLRKNTTEAIKGNQDFFNSIGTISVDRVYSFGFSFSEVDKIYITEICRRLSNANVTWYLNDFDDIALRKQYESIIKSCGFNGVFDTYHVS, encoded by the coding sequence ATGGCGAATTTATATATTATTGGTAATGGATTTGATTTAGCTCATGGTATGCAAACATCTTATGAAGACTTCCATCAATATCTTAAGGAGGAGTATCCTGATGCTTTATTCGATGGATGTGTACCCGAAGCTCAAATGATGCCCGATGGTGATATGAGTTATGGTGATATTGATGTAGTAGGTTTCTTGATAGCGGTCGTTACCAATGCCGAGCCGGAAGGTGAAAAATGGTCCGATCTCGAAACATCACTTGGTTATTTAGATTTAAATGAATACCTCGATAACTATGACGACGATGATGATAACGAGTGGCACACAGTTTACAGAAATGAAGACCTATCAAACAATCTCGTTGGAGCAGTATTGGAGATTACCGATTATTTTGCTGAATGGATTAATACAATTGATATTGATGAAGTATCTCCCAAGGGTGATTTTGAAAAGCTGATTGATAATAGTAAAGATCTTTTCCTAACTTTCAATTACACTGCTACTTTAGAGGCGCTATACGAAGCAAAGAATGTTTGTCACATTCACGGGAAGCAAGGGGGCAAATTATTGTTCGGGCATGGAAACGATACTGATTATACAGAAGAATATATGGGTCGCCATGTTGGTTCTGAGAATGCACTACAGGATATGCTAGAAAAATTAAGAAAGAACACAACCGAAGCTATTAAAGGGAACCAGGATTTCTTTAATAGTATTGGAACAATATCTGTTGATAGAGTATATTCTTTTGGATTTTCTTTCTCGGAGGTTGATAAAATATACATAACGGAGATTTGTCGCAGGTTATCGAATGCAAACGTTACTTGGTATCTAAATGACTTTGATGATATTGCACTACGTAAGCAATACGAAAGTATTATTAAATCTTGTGGGTTTAATGGTGTGTTTGATACTTATCACGTTTCCTAG
- a CDS encoding Predicted ABC-type ATPase: MNNTRPIMTVFAGTNGAGKSTISLQMRNWLGELVDPDQIARELKPDDPRSADLSAGREAVKRIRSLIKRGEHFAVETTLSGTFVLKHMQLAKETGYQIAMYYIGLQDVQMHIDRVASRVEQGGHWIAEKDIRFRYGQSLKNLNPALSIADHVVIIDNTFVPSIVAEIMEGKLTYCMESLPAWSRNALIAYI; this comes from the coding sequence GTGAATAATACCCGACCTATTATGACGGTTTTTGCAGGTACTAACGGGGCTGGCAAGAGCACGATCAGCTTGCAAATGAGGAATTGGCTCGGTGAATTGGTTGATCCTGACCAGATTGCACGGGAACTAAAACCGGATGACCCACGCAGTGCTGATCTATCTGCGGGAAGGGAAGCGGTAAAAAGAATCCGTTCTCTCATTAAAAGAGGCGAACATTTTGCCGTTGAGACGACCTTATCAGGCACTTTTGTTCTGAAGCATATGCAACTTGCAAAAGAAACCGGATATCAGATTGCCATGTACTACATCGGCCTCCAAGATGTCCAAATGCATATAGACCGTGTAGCTTCTCGGGTCGAGCAGGGTGGACATTGGATTGCAGAAAAGGATATTCGTTTTCGTTATGGTCAATCTTTAAAAAACCTTAATCCTGCTCTATCTATCGCGGATCATGTCGTTATCATTGATAATACATTCGTGCCTTCCATTGTGGCTGAAATCATGGAGGGAAAGCTGACCTATTGTATGGAGTCATTACCTGCCTGGTCAAGAAACGCTCTGATTGCTTATATATGA
- a CDS encoding Transposase: MQRRRFTIEMKNQIIKEAKEVGNASQVARRHSIDPKVLYRWMKAAEHTDWKQTDPTTKVVAAYTPSPKEFRSMEGENRQLKELLGEKDLEIAVLRDLQKKHDPAYRTRLR; the protein is encoded by the coding sequence ATGCAACGCAGACGATTCACTATTGAGATGAAGAATCAGATTATCAAGGAGGCTAAAGAGGTCGGAAACGCGTCCCAAGTAGCCCGTCGACATAGCATTGACCCCAAGGTGTTGTACCGGTGGATGAAGGCTGCGGAGCACACGGACTGGAAACAGACAGATCCGACGACCAAAGTAGTTGCAGCCTATACGCCTTCTCCAAAGGAGTTCCGGTCGATGGAGGGGGAGAATCGTCAGCTGAAGGAACTGCTAGGCGAAAAGGACCTTGAAATTGCAGTTTTGCGAGACTTACAAAAAAAGCATGACCCAGCTTATCGGACAAGATTGAGATAG